The following are encoded together in the Fusobacterium simiae genome:
- a CDS encoding HAD family hydrolase, giving the protein MIAAFFDIDGTIYRNALLIEHFKKLIKYELFDDIQYRLKVEEAYNLWDTRKGDYDDYLLDLTKLYVVAMKDLPIKYNDFISDQVLLLKGNRVYTYTREMIEWHKKMKHKVFFISGSPSFLVSRMAKKMGVDDFCGSIYEIDKKTQTFSGKIIKPMWDSVHKQEAIEDFIKKYNIDLAKSYAYGDTNGDFSMLSLVGNPRAINPSKELITRIKNDKNLKSKTEIIIERKDVIYKLNSNVELIEF; this is encoded by the coding sequence ATGATAGCAGCATTTTTTGATATAGATGGAACAATATATAGAAATGCTCTGCTTATAGAACATTTCAAAAAATTAATAAAATATGAACTTTTTGACGACATTCAGTATAGGTTAAAAGTGGAAGAGGCATATAATCTTTGGGACACAAGAAAAGGAGATTATGATGATTATTTACTTGATTTGACTAAATTATATGTTGTTGCAATGAAAGACTTACCTATAAAATATAATGATTTTATTTCAGATCAGGTTCTATTGTTAAAAGGTAATAGAGTTTATACATATACAAGGGAAATGATTGAATGGCATAAGAAAATGAAACATAAAGTATTTTTTATATCTGGTAGTCCATCATTTTTAGTTTCAAGAATGGCTAAAAAAATGGGAGTTGATGATTTTTGTGGTTCTATTTATGAAATTGATAAGAAAACCCAAACATTCTCAGGAAAAATAATAAAACCTATGTGGGATTCTGTTCATAAACAAGAAGCAATAGAAGATTTTATAAAAAAATATAATATTGATTTAGCTAAAAGTTATGCTTATGGAGATACCAATGGAGATTTTTCAATGCTGTCTTTAGTTGGAAACCCAAGAGCCATAAATCCTAGTAAAGAACTTATTACTAGAATAAAAAATGATAAAAATTTAAAATCTAAAACAGAAATTATAATTGAAAGAAAAGATGTTATTTATAAGTTAAATTCAAATGTTGAACTAATTGAATTTTAA